A genomic stretch from Bactrocera dorsalis isolate Fly_Bdor unplaced genomic scaffold, ASM2337382v1 BdCtg259, whole genome shotgun sequence includes:
- the LOC105226763 gene encoding phosphoribosyl pyrophosphate synthase-associated protein 2 isoform X2: MIVWNRLGSVRPPKRCRSEMDTSSASDIVLIHGNSHPDLANKVAERMGIKSGGCSVFHKTNRETMVEIGDSVRGKDIYIIQTGTKDANNNIMELLIMAYACRTSSARSIVGVIPYLPYSKQCKMRKRGCIVSKLLAKMLCTSGLTHIITMDLHQKEIQGFFDIPVDNLRASPFLLQYIQESIPDYRNSVIVARNPNSAKKATSYAERLRLAIAVIHGEQKEAESDEVDGRYSPPPVSTYSDLIGNTVEMCSCSPSNSRARTISVSVGVPEHPPKVKPPLTIVGDVKGRIAIMVDDLIDDVQAFVDAAALLKENGACKIYLLATHGLLSSDAPRLIEESSIDEVVVTNTIPHEIQKLQCHKIKTIDISILIAEAIRRIHNKESMSYLFRNVTLED, encoded by the exons ATGATTGTTTGGAATAG ATTGGGCAGCGTGCGTCCACCGAAACGTTGCAGAAGCGAAATGGATACGTCATCCGCTTCGGATATTGTGCTGATCCATGGCAACTCACATCCAGATCTGGCCAATAAAGTGGCCGAGCGCATGGGCATAAAGAGCGGCGGTTGCTCCGTATTTCACAAAACGAATCGCGAGACGATGGTGGAGATCGGCGACTCGGTGCGCGGCAAAGACATCTACATCATACAAACTGGTACTAA AGATGCCAATAACAACATCATGGAACTGCTGATTATGGCGTATGCTTGCAGAACATCTTCGGCGCGCTCCATAGTTGGCGTCATACCATACCTACCCTACTCGAAACAATGTAAAATGCGTAAACGCGGTTGTATCGTATCGAAGTTGTTGGCGAAG ATGCTGTGCACCTCCGGCTTAACGCATATTATTACAATGGATTTGCACCAAAAAGAGATACAAGGATTTTTCGATATACCAGTCGATAATTTGCGCGCTTCACCATTTCTGTTGCAATATATACAGGAGAGT ATCCCTGACTATCGCAATTCGGTGATTGTGGCGCGTAATCCCAACAGCGCCAAGAAGGCGACCTCGTACGCTGAACGATTGCGGCTCGCCATAGCAGTCATACACGGCGAACAGAAGGAGGCCGAAAGTGATGAGGTCGATGGCCGCTATTCGCCGCCCCCCGTGAG TACATATAGCGATTTAATAGGAAATACAGTTGAAATGTGCTCCTGTTCTCCTAG CAACAGCAGAGCGCGCACCATCAGCGTGTCGGTGGGCGTGCCGGAGCACCCACCCAAGGTCAAACCGCCGCTAACCATTGTGGGCGATGTCAAGGGACGCATAGCCATCATGGTG GACGATCTAATCGACGATGTGCAGGCTTTCGTTGATGCGGCCGCGTTGCTGAAGGAGAACGGTGCATGCAAAATCTACTTATTGGCTACACACGGTCTGCTCAGTTCGGATGCACCCAGACTGATCGAGGAGTCCTCAATCGATGAG GTTGTTGTTACCAATACCATTCCACATGAGATCCAAAAGCTGCAGTGTCACAAAATCAAAACGATTGACATTTCCATCCTGATTGCCGAGGCTATACGTCGCATACACAATAAGGAGTCCATGTCATATCTTTTCCGCAACGTTACGCTGGAGGATTAA
- the LOC105226763 gene encoding phosphoribosyl pyrophosphate synthase-associated protein 2 isoform X4 — protein MLLGSVRPPKRCRSEMDTSSASDIVLIHGNSHPDLANKVAERMGIKSGGCSVFHKTNRETMVEIGDSVRGKDIYIIQTGTKDANNNIMELLIMAYACRTSSARSIVGVIPYLPYSKQCKMRKRGCIVSKLLAKMLCTSGLTHIITMDLHQKEIQGFFDIPVDNLRASPFLLQYIQESIPDYRNSVIVARNPNSAKKATSYAERLRLAIAVIHGEQKEAESDEVDGRYSPPPVSTYSDLIGNTVEMCSCSPSNSRARTISVSVGVPEHPPKVKPPLTIVGDVKGRIAIMVDDLIDDVQAFVDAAALLKENGACKIYLLATHGLLSSDAPRLIEESSIDEVVVTNTIPHEIQKLQCHKIKTIDISILIAEAIRRIHNKESMSYLFRNVTLED, from the exons atgtt ATTGGGCAGCGTGCGTCCACCGAAACGTTGCAGAAGCGAAATGGATACGTCATCCGCTTCGGATATTGTGCTGATCCATGGCAACTCACATCCAGATCTGGCCAATAAAGTGGCCGAGCGCATGGGCATAAAGAGCGGCGGTTGCTCCGTATTTCACAAAACGAATCGCGAGACGATGGTGGAGATCGGCGACTCGGTGCGCGGCAAAGACATCTACATCATACAAACTGGTACTAA AGATGCCAATAACAACATCATGGAACTGCTGATTATGGCGTATGCTTGCAGAACATCTTCGGCGCGCTCCATAGTTGGCGTCATACCATACCTACCCTACTCGAAACAATGTAAAATGCGTAAACGCGGTTGTATCGTATCGAAGTTGTTGGCGAAG ATGCTGTGCACCTCCGGCTTAACGCATATTATTACAATGGATTTGCACCAAAAAGAGATACAAGGATTTTTCGATATACCAGTCGATAATTTGCGCGCTTCACCATTTCTGTTGCAATATATACAGGAGAGT ATCCCTGACTATCGCAATTCGGTGATTGTGGCGCGTAATCCCAACAGCGCCAAGAAGGCGACCTCGTACGCTGAACGATTGCGGCTCGCCATAGCAGTCATACACGGCGAACAGAAGGAGGCCGAAAGTGATGAGGTCGATGGCCGCTATTCGCCGCCCCCCGTGAG TACATATAGCGATTTAATAGGAAATACAGTTGAAATGTGCTCCTGTTCTCCTAG CAACAGCAGAGCGCGCACCATCAGCGTGTCGGTGGGCGTGCCGGAGCACCCACCCAAGGTCAAACCGCCGCTAACCATTGTGGGCGATGTCAAGGGACGCATAGCCATCATGGTG GACGATCTAATCGACGATGTGCAGGCTTTCGTTGATGCGGCCGCGTTGCTGAAGGAGAACGGTGCATGCAAAATCTACTTATTGGCTACACACGGTCTGCTCAGTTCGGATGCACCCAGACTGATCGAGGAGTCCTCAATCGATGAG GTTGTTGTTACCAATACCATTCCACATGAGATCCAAAAGCTGCAGTGTCACAAAATCAAAACGATTGACATTTCCATCCTGATTGCCGAGGCTATACGTCGCATACACAATAAGGAGTCCATGTCATATCTTTTCCGCAACGTTACGCTGGAGGATTAA
- the LOC105226763 gene encoding phosphoribosyl pyrophosphate synthase-associated protein 2 isoform X6, protein MNRLGSVRPPKRCRSEMDTSSASDIVLIHGNSHPDLANKVAERMGIKSGGCSVFHKTNRETMVEIGDSVRGKDIYIIQTGTKDANNNIMELLIMAYACRTSSARSIVGVIPYLPYSKQCKMRKRGCIVSKLLAKMLCTSGLTHIITMDLHQKEIQGFFDIPVDNLRASPFLLQYIQESIPDYRNSVIVARNPNSAKKATSYAERLRLAIAVIHGEQKEAESDEVDGRYSPPPVSNSRARTISVSVGVPEHPPKVKPPLTIVGDVKGRIAIMVDDLIDDVQAFVDAAALLKENGACKIYLLATHGLLSSDAPRLIEESSIDEVVVTNTIPHEIQKLQCHKIKTIDISILIAEAIRRIHNKESMSYLFRNVTLED, encoded by the exons ATTGGGCAGCGTGCGTCCACCGAAACGTTGCAGAAGCGAAATGGATACGTCATCCGCTTCGGATATTGTGCTGATCCATGGCAACTCACATCCAGATCTGGCCAATAAAGTGGCCGAGCGCATGGGCATAAAGAGCGGCGGTTGCTCCGTATTTCACAAAACGAATCGCGAGACGATGGTGGAGATCGGCGACTCGGTGCGCGGCAAAGACATCTACATCATACAAACTGGTACTAA AGATGCCAATAACAACATCATGGAACTGCTGATTATGGCGTATGCTTGCAGAACATCTTCGGCGCGCTCCATAGTTGGCGTCATACCATACCTACCCTACTCGAAACAATGTAAAATGCGTAAACGCGGTTGTATCGTATCGAAGTTGTTGGCGAAG ATGCTGTGCACCTCCGGCTTAACGCATATTATTACAATGGATTTGCACCAAAAAGAGATACAAGGATTTTTCGATATACCAGTCGATAATTTGCGCGCTTCACCATTTCTGTTGCAATATATACAGGAGAGT ATCCCTGACTATCGCAATTCGGTGATTGTGGCGCGTAATCCCAACAGCGCCAAGAAGGCGACCTCGTACGCTGAACGATTGCGGCTCGCCATAGCAGTCATACACGGCGAACAGAAGGAGGCCGAAAGTGATGAGGTCGATGGCCGCTATTCGCCGCCCCCCGTGAG CAACAGCAGAGCGCGCACCATCAGCGTGTCGGTGGGCGTGCCGGAGCACCCACCCAAGGTCAAACCGCCGCTAACCATTGTGGGCGATGTCAAGGGACGCATAGCCATCATGGTG GACGATCTAATCGACGATGTGCAGGCTTTCGTTGATGCGGCCGCGTTGCTGAAGGAGAACGGTGCATGCAAAATCTACTTATTGGCTACACACGGTCTGCTCAGTTCGGATGCACCCAGACTGATCGAGGAGTCCTCAATCGATGAG GTTGTTGTTACCAATACCATTCCACATGAGATCCAAAAGCTGCAGTGTCACAAAATCAAAACGATTGACATTTCCATCCTGATTGCCGAGGCTATACGTCGCATACACAATAAGGAGTCCATGTCATATCTTTTCCGCAACGTTACGCTGGAGGATTAA
- the LOC105226763 gene encoding phosphoribosyl pyrophosphate synthase-associated protein 2 isoform X3, with product MNRLGSVRPPKRCRSEMDTSSASDIVLIHGNSHPDLANKVAERMGIKSGGCSVFHKTNRETMVEIGDSVRGKDIYIIQTGTKDANNNIMELLIMAYACRTSSARSIVGVIPYLPYSKQCKMRKRGCIVSKLLAKMLCTSGLTHIITMDLHQKEIQGFFDIPVDNLRASPFLLQYIQESIPDYRNSVIVARNPNSAKKATSYAERLRLAIAVIHGEQKEAESDEVDGRYSPPPVSTYSDLIGNTVEMCSCSPSNSRARTISVSVGVPEHPPKVKPPLTIVGDVKGRIAIMVDDLIDDVQAFVDAAALLKENGACKIYLLATHGLLSSDAPRLIEESSIDEVVVTNTIPHEIQKLQCHKIKTIDISILIAEAIRRIHNKESMSYLFRNVTLED from the exons ATTGGGCAGCGTGCGTCCACCGAAACGTTGCAGAAGCGAAATGGATACGTCATCCGCTTCGGATATTGTGCTGATCCATGGCAACTCACATCCAGATCTGGCCAATAAAGTGGCCGAGCGCATGGGCATAAAGAGCGGCGGTTGCTCCGTATTTCACAAAACGAATCGCGAGACGATGGTGGAGATCGGCGACTCGGTGCGCGGCAAAGACATCTACATCATACAAACTGGTACTAA AGATGCCAATAACAACATCATGGAACTGCTGATTATGGCGTATGCTTGCAGAACATCTTCGGCGCGCTCCATAGTTGGCGTCATACCATACCTACCCTACTCGAAACAATGTAAAATGCGTAAACGCGGTTGTATCGTATCGAAGTTGTTGGCGAAG ATGCTGTGCACCTCCGGCTTAACGCATATTATTACAATGGATTTGCACCAAAAAGAGATACAAGGATTTTTCGATATACCAGTCGATAATTTGCGCGCTTCACCATTTCTGTTGCAATATATACAGGAGAGT ATCCCTGACTATCGCAATTCGGTGATTGTGGCGCGTAATCCCAACAGCGCCAAGAAGGCGACCTCGTACGCTGAACGATTGCGGCTCGCCATAGCAGTCATACACGGCGAACAGAAGGAGGCCGAAAGTGATGAGGTCGATGGCCGCTATTCGCCGCCCCCCGTGAG TACATATAGCGATTTAATAGGAAATACAGTTGAAATGTGCTCCTGTTCTCCTAG CAACAGCAGAGCGCGCACCATCAGCGTGTCGGTGGGCGTGCCGGAGCACCCACCCAAGGTCAAACCGCCGCTAACCATTGTGGGCGATGTCAAGGGACGCATAGCCATCATGGTG GACGATCTAATCGACGATGTGCAGGCTTTCGTTGATGCGGCCGCGTTGCTGAAGGAGAACGGTGCATGCAAAATCTACTTATTGGCTACACACGGTCTGCTCAGTTCGGATGCACCCAGACTGATCGAGGAGTCCTCAATCGATGAG GTTGTTGTTACCAATACCATTCCACATGAGATCCAAAAGCTGCAGTGTCACAAAATCAAAACGATTGACATTTCCATCCTGATTGCCGAGGCTATACGTCGCATACACAATAAGGAGTCCATGTCATATCTTTTCCGCAACGTTACGCTGGAGGATTAA
- the LOC105226763 gene encoding phosphoribosyl pyrophosphate synthase-associated protein 2 isoform X1 encodes MDTSSASDIVLIHGNSHPDLANKVAERMGIKSGGCSVFHKTNRETMVEIGDSVRGKDIYIIQTGTKDANNNIMELLIMAYACRTSSARSIVGVIPYLPYSKQCKMRKRGCIVSKLLAKMLCTSGLTHIITMDLHQKEIQGFFDIPVDNLRASPFLLQYIQESIPDYRNSVIVARNPNSAKKATSYAERLRLAIAVIHGEQKEAESDEVDGRYSPPPVSDLIGNTVEMCSCSPSNSRARTISVSVGVPEHPPKVKPPLTIVGDVKGRIAIMVDDLIDDVQAFVDAAALLKENGACKIYLLATHGLLSSDAPRLIEESSIDEVVVTNTIPHEIQKLQCHKIKTIDISILIAEAIRRIHNKESMSYLFRNVTLED; translated from the exons ATGGATACGTCATCCGCTTCGGATATTGTGCTGATCCATGGCAACTCACATCCAGATCTGGCCAATAAAGTGGCCGAGCGCATGGGCATAAAGAGCGGCGGTTGCTCCGTATTTCACAAAACGAATCGCGAGACGATGGTGGAGATCGGCGACTCGGTGCGCGGCAAAGACATCTACATCATACAAACTGGTACTAA AGATGCCAATAACAACATCATGGAACTGCTGATTATGGCGTATGCTTGCAGAACATCTTCGGCGCGCTCCATAGTTGGCGTCATACCATACCTACCCTACTCGAAACAATGTAAAATGCGTAAACGCGGTTGTATCGTATCGAAGTTGTTGGCGAAG ATGCTGTGCACCTCCGGCTTAACGCATATTATTACAATGGATTTGCACCAAAAAGAGATACAAGGATTTTTCGATATACCAGTCGATAATTTGCGCGCTTCACCATTTCTGTTGCAATATATACAGGAGAGT ATCCCTGACTATCGCAATTCGGTGATTGTGGCGCGTAATCCCAACAGCGCCAAGAAGGCGACCTCGTACGCTGAACGATTGCGGCTCGCCATAGCAGTCATACACGGCGAACAGAAGGAGGCCGAAAGTGATGAGGTCGATGGCCGCTATTCGCCGCCCCCCGTGAG CGATTTAATAGGAAATACAGTTGAAATGTGCTCCTGTTCTCCTAG CAACAGCAGAGCGCGCACCATCAGCGTGTCGGTGGGCGTGCCGGAGCACCCACCCAAGGTCAAACCGCCGCTAACCATTGTGGGCGATGTCAAGGGACGCATAGCCATCATGGTG GACGATCTAATCGACGATGTGCAGGCTTTCGTTGATGCGGCCGCGTTGCTGAAGGAGAACGGTGCATGCAAAATCTACTTATTGGCTACACACGGTCTGCTCAGTTCGGATGCACCCAGACTGATCGAGGAGTCCTCAATCGATGAG GTTGTTGTTACCAATACCATTCCACATGAGATCCAAAAGCTGCAGTGTCACAAAATCAAAACGATTGACATTTCCATCCTGATTGCCGAGGCTATACGTCGCATACACAATAAGGAGTCCATGTCATATCTTTTCCGCAACGTTACGCTGGAGGATTAA
- the LOC105226763 gene encoding phosphoribosyl pyrophosphate synthase-associated protein 2 isoform X5, translating into MDTSSASDIVLIHGNSHPDLANKVAERMGIKSGGCSVFHKTNRETMVEIGDSVRGKDIYIIQTGTKDANNNIMELLIMAYACRTSSARSIVGVIPYLPYSKQCKMRKRGCIVSKLLAKMLCTSGLTHIITMDLHQKEIQGFFDIPVDNLRASPFLLQYIQESIPDYRNSVIVARNPNSAKKATSYAERLRLAIAVIHGEQKEAESDEVDGRYSPPPVSTYSDLIGNTVEMCSCSPSNSRARTISVSVGVPEHPPKVKPPLTIVGDVKGRIAIMVDDLIDDVQAFVDAAALLKENGACKIYLLATHGLLSSDAPRLIEESSIDEVVVTNTIPHEIQKLQCHKIKTIDISILIAEAIRRIHNKESMSYLFRNVTLED; encoded by the exons ATGGATACGTCATCCGCTTCGGATATTGTGCTGATCCATGGCAACTCACATCCAGATCTGGCCAATAAAGTGGCCGAGCGCATGGGCATAAAGAGCGGCGGTTGCTCCGTATTTCACAAAACGAATCGCGAGACGATGGTGGAGATCGGCGACTCGGTGCGCGGCAAAGACATCTACATCATACAAACTGGTACTAA AGATGCCAATAACAACATCATGGAACTGCTGATTATGGCGTATGCTTGCAGAACATCTTCGGCGCGCTCCATAGTTGGCGTCATACCATACCTACCCTACTCGAAACAATGTAAAATGCGTAAACGCGGTTGTATCGTATCGAAGTTGTTGGCGAAG ATGCTGTGCACCTCCGGCTTAACGCATATTATTACAATGGATTTGCACCAAAAAGAGATACAAGGATTTTTCGATATACCAGTCGATAATTTGCGCGCTTCACCATTTCTGTTGCAATATATACAGGAGAGT ATCCCTGACTATCGCAATTCGGTGATTGTGGCGCGTAATCCCAACAGCGCCAAGAAGGCGACCTCGTACGCTGAACGATTGCGGCTCGCCATAGCAGTCATACACGGCGAACAGAAGGAGGCCGAAAGTGATGAGGTCGATGGCCGCTATTCGCCGCCCCCCGTGAG TACATATAGCGATTTAATAGGAAATACAGTTGAAATGTGCTCCTGTTCTCCTAG CAACAGCAGAGCGCGCACCATCAGCGTGTCGGTGGGCGTGCCGGAGCACCCACCCAAGGTCAAACCGCCGCTAACCATTGTGGGCGATGTCAAGGGACGCATAGCCATCATGGTG GACGATCTAATCGACGATGTGCAGGCTTTCGTTGATGCGGCCGCGTTGCTGAAGGAGAACGGTGCATGCAAAATCTACTTATTGGCTACACACGGTCTGCTCAGTTCGGATGCACCCAGACTGATCGAGGAGTCCTCAATCGATGAG GTTGTTGTTACCAATACCATTCCACATGAGATCCAAAAGCTGCAGTGTCACAAAATCAAAACGATTGACATTTCCATCCTGATTGCCGAGGCTATACGTCGCATACACAATAAGGAGTCCATGTCATATCTTTTCCGCAACGTTACGCTGGAGGATTAA